The following coding sequences are from one Xiphophorus couchianus chromosome 7, X_couchianus-1.0, whole genome shotgun sequence window:
- the LOC114148863 gene encoding gastrula zinc finger protein XlCGF57.1-like, whose translation MDDHRRLLDFSRRPQIILHRIDSLKCNVYNQERRSTVDQEELEPLQVNQEQEEPEDHQIKVEEKDVYCSEDEEQIELKQETDTCMVVPVDEQTDHIESEPNRNQVIFQEAENQNQERRKPFSCVICKKRLTFKSDFDAHMRTHTGEKPFTCVTCGKGFSRKLSLTEHMMIHTGENPFSCVNCGKCFSHKQNLTQHMMIHTSEKPFSCVTCGESFSHKQDLTRHMMIHTGEQPFSCVNCGKSFSQKQHLTQHMMIHTGEKPFSCVNCGKSFSRKQHLTQHMMIHTGEKPFSCVKCGKGFSRKLSLTEHMMIHTGKKPFSCVNCGKCFSHKQDLTRHMMIHTGEKPFSCVNCGKCFSHKQNLTQHMMIHTGEKPFSCVNCGKCFSHKQNLTEHMMIHTGEKPFSCVNCGKGFSRKLSLSEHMMIHTGEKPFSCVNCGKCFSHKQNLTQHMMIHTGEKPFSCVNCGKSFSQKQDLTRHMMIHNGEKPFSCVTCGESFRHKVSLIHHLRRHTGEKL comes from the exons atggatgatcatcgcagactgctggatttctcccggaggccccagataatcttacaccgaatag ATTCCCTGAAGTGTAACGTTTATAACCAGGAGAGGAGATCCACTGTGGACCAGGAGGAGTTGGAACCTCTGCAGGTGAATcaagaacaggaagagccagaagatcatcagataaaagtggaagagaaagacGTTTACTGCAGTGAAGAtgaagaacagattgaattgaaacaggagactgatacctgcatggtggttcctgttgatgagcaaacagaccatattgaatcagaaccaaacaggaaccaagtcatcttccaggaagctgagaaccaaaatcaggaaagaagaaaacctttctcatgtgtcaTCTGTAAAAAGCGTTTGACTTTCAAATCTGATTTTGAtgctcacatgagaactcatacgggtgaaaagccgtttacatgtgtgacctgtggaaaaggttttagtcgAAAACTTAGTTTAACTGaacacatgatgattcacactggtgaaaatccgttttcatgtgtgaactgtggaaaatgttttagtcacaaacagaatttaactcagcacatgatgattcacactagtgaaaaaccattttcatgtgtgacctgtggagaaagttttagtcacaaacaggatttaactcggcacatgatgattcacactggtgaacagccgttttcatgtgtgaactgtggaaaaagttttagtcaaaaacagcatttaactcagcacatgatgattcacactggtgaaaagccgttttcatgtgtgaactgtggaaaaagttttagtcgaaAACAGCATTtgactcagcacatgatgattcacactggtgaaaagccgttttcatgtgtgaaatgtggaaaaggttttagtcgAAAACTTAGTTTAACTGaacacatgatgattcacactggtaaaaagccgttttcatgtgtgaactgtggaaaatgttttagtcacaaacaggatttaactcggcacatgatgattcacactggtgaaaagccgttttcatgtgtgaactgtggaaaatgttttagtcacaaacagaatttaactcagcacatgatgattcacactggtgaaaagccgttttcatgtgtgaactgtggaaaatgttttagtcacaaacagaatttaactgaacacatgatgattcacactggtgaaaagccgttttcatgtgtgaactgtggaaaaggttttagtcgAAAACTTAGTTTAAGTGaacacatgatgattcacactggtgaaaagccgttttcatgtgtgaactgtggaaaatgttttagtcacaaacagaatttaactcagcacatgatgattcacactggtgaaaagccgttttcatgtgtgaactgtggaaaaagttttagtcaaaaacaggatttaactcggcacatgatgattcacaatGGTGAAaaaccattttcatgtgtgacctgtggagaAAGTTTTCGTCACAAGGTGAGTTTAATTCACCACTTGAGGcgtcacacaggtgaaaagctgTAG